A window of Aromatoleum bremense genomic DNA:
CGCCCGTCCGGATAGCCGGCCTCGGCGAGCAGCCGCCGCGCGACGTCCTTGCTGCGGCGCACGGCCTTGCCGTCGCGCCATTCATAGACGACCGGGTTGATGCCCGCCTCGCCGTCGCGCGCGCCGAAAATGCCCGGCGGGATCGGATGCATCGCCGGCACGCCGCGGCCGTTGAGGAAGATCGACACGAACTCCTCCATGTCGAGCGCGATCGAGATCGCCTGGCGCAGCTTGCGCGCGCGCTCGCGCCCCGCCGCCGTGTCGCCGCCGCCGACGACCGGATCGAGCATGTTGAAGCCGAGGTAGAACACCGACGGCGACACCGAGGTCAGCAGCTCGATGCCGCGCTCGACCATATCGTCCGACAGCACCACTTCCCCCTGGCTGCTCATGTTGACGGCCTGGTCGAAGTTCTCCGACGACACGCCGGAGGCGTCGTAATAGCCCTGCAGAAACTTGTTCCAGTACGGGATTCCTTCGCGTTCGCGCGAAAACACGACCTTGTCGAGGAACGGCATCGGCTTGCCGCAATCGGCCAGCAGTCCCGCGTCGCGGTCTGCCGGATCACCCTCGCACGGGTAGGGATCGCCGCGGTAGTTCGGATTCCTGACCAGCACCATGCGCGCGTTCGGGTTGTTCTCGGCGAGCATGAACGGACCGGTGCCGATCGGCCACCAGTCGAGCGTCAGGTTGCGCTCGGCCATGCCCGGCTGACCGAAAAAGCGGTCCGCCTCGGGCGGCACGGGCGCGAAGAATGGCATCGACAACCAGTACAGGAACTGTGGGTAGGCGCCTTTCAGCGTGATGCGATAAGTGTGGCGATCGACGACTTCGACGCCCGGCAGCGCGTGCGCGGTAAGGTCGATCCAGCCCGGGTTGCGCTGTGCCTCGTCGGCAAGGCGCTTTTGCAGCACCTTCAGGCCGGGGATGTACTCGGCCATCAGCTCGAAGATCGGCGAATGCAGGCGCGGATGGGCGAGGCGCTTGATCTGGTGGACAAAGTCGCCCGCTTCGAGCTCGCGCGTGCCGGTTTCGGGAAAATCCCCGAGGTCGCGCACGCCTTCCAGCTCATCCGGGTCGAGCTCGAGGTAGCGCGGACTGCCGTCGTCGGCTTTGGCGAAAGCCGGGTGAGGCTGATAGAGAATGCCGGGCGCGATGCGGATCTCGTACTCGCTGCGGTCGACGCGCCCGGCTGGCGCATCGGCGGGAAGCTCGCGGCCGCGCGCATCGTAGCGGCGCACGACGGGCAGCTGCGCAGCGCTTCCGGGGATCAGCGTGTAGGGCCGCTCGAGGTAATGGTATTGCAGCGGCGGTTCGTAGATCTGGTACAGGAACGCCGCCTCGTCCTCGCTGTACGACTGCACCGGGTCGAGGTGTTTCGGGCGATCGGTGAACGCGGTGTACATGACGTTCTGGTCGCGCTCGGCGACCGGATAGGGGTCGTTCCACACCTGCCCGCACGCGGCGAGCAGGACGCATGACAGCAGCAGTAGGCAGGCGCGCGAAAACATGCGCCGATTCTACCTGCTGCGGCAGCCGCGCCGCGCATATCGCCCGCGACGCGGTTTCGGCGCCAGGGCCCCCGCCTGGGGGTTGTCGAAACGCACGTCGAACGGCGGACCCAGCTATAATCGGCGCCTCAACAAGACGGAGCATTATCAAAAATGGGCTTTCTCGCCGGAAAACGGATTCTGATCACCGGACTGCTCAGCAATCGCTCGATTTCCTACGGCATTGCAAAAGCGATGCACCGTGAAGGCGCCGAACTCGCTTTCACGTACCAGAACGAACGCTTCCAGGAGCGTGTGGCGAAAATGGCCACCGAATTCGGTTCCGACCTGATTTTTGCATGCGATGTGCAGGACGATGCCGAAGTCGCAGACCTGTTTGAACAGCTCGGGCAAAAATGGGACGGCCTGGACGGCCTCGTGCACTCGATCGCGTTCGCACCGAGCGATGCGCTCGAAGGCGATTTCCTCGACGGATTTTCGCGCGAGGCGTTCCGCATTTCGCAGGAAGTCAGCACGTGCAGCTTCCCGCTGCTCGCGAAAGCGGCCCGCCCGATGATGAAAGGCCGCAAGGGCGCGCTGCTGACGATGTCCTACCTCGGTGCGGTGCGCACCATGCCCAATTACAACATCATGGGCCTGGCGAAAGCGAGCCTCGAAGCCTCGGTGCGCTACCTCGCGGTCTGCCTCGGCCCTGAAGGAACGCGGGTCAACGCCATCTCCGCAGGCCCGATCAAGACGCTCGCCGCGTCGGGCATCGGCAACTTCAGCAAGCTGTTGTCGTTCAACGAGCACAACGCCCCGCTGCGCCGCAACGTGACGATCGAGGAAGTCGGCAACGCTGCCGCTTTCCTGTGTTCTGACCTCGCCAGCGGCATGACCGGCGAGATCATGTACGTGGACGGCGGCTTCAACACGACCGCGCTGGGCAACTCCGAACAGAACTGATCGCGGCTTCGCGCAGCGAAAAAAGCCCGGCCAGATCGCGCCGGGTTTTTTTTCGGCCCCGAAGGGGCCCTCCTGCCGTTACGGCTGCTGTGCCGTCCGCAGCGCCGCTTCGTTGATTTCGACCTCGTACCGCTCCCGCAGCGACGCGAGGAAAGCGTTGAAATCGCGCTCCGCGATCAGCCGCTGGTACTGCTGCGACACGGCCTGCAGGCGAGGATCGTCCTTTGCCAGTTCGGGCCGCGTCACACTCTCGATGCGGAATACCGAATACCCGCCCTCCGGCATCGCCACCCCCGCGTACGCCGGCAGCTTGCTCTCCGCGGCACCGAACACCGCATCGATCGCCGCCGGAGCGAGTTCCGGACCTCCCCTGCGCACGACGCGCGCCTCGCTCCACGCCCCGCTCGCCTGTTCACCCTTCGCGAGCGCCGCCAGCGCTGCTTCACCGCGGACGACGGCGAGTTTGCTCGCCTCTTCGGCACGCAGCTGTTTCTCGGTCGGAGCCTTGACCTCTTCGAACGGCAGACGCTGCGCCGCTTCGAAATCGCGCATCCGCGCTGACACGAGGGTGCCGCGCGACACCTCCACCGCCTCGACGTTGCGGCCGTTCTTCACCGCTTCGTCCGAAAACAGCGCGCTGAGGAGCTTTTCGTTCTTGAAGCCGCCGATCGATCCTTCATCGCGGGAGATCCAGTCCGTCTGGCGAATCTCGAGGCCCAGCGCCTCGGCGGCCGGCTGGAGGCTGTCCGCCTGCTCATAGACGAGGTTGGCGAACTGCTCGGCCTGCTCGGCGAAGCGACGGCTCGCCGCCTGTCGCTTCAGCTCCTCGGCAATCTCGTCGCGAACTTCTTCGAACGGACGGGCCTTCGCGGGCTTGACGTCGACGACCTGGATGATGTGAAAACCGAAATCCGACCGGACCACATCGCTGATCAGGCCTTTTCCGAGGCTGAACACCGCGTCCTCGAACGGCTTGACCATCGCCCCGCGGCCGAAGAACCCCAGTTCGCCGCCGCGCGCCGCCGACCCCGGATCCTGCGACTCGGCCTTCGCTAGTTCCGCGAAGCGCTCCGGATTCGCACGCACCTCGGCGAGCAGCGCCGCCGCCTTTTCACCTGCTTTTGCGACCTCTTCGGCCGGCGCATCGGCTGCCGCCGCGACCAGGATATGGCGTGCGTTGCGCTCTTCCGGCTGGCCGAAGCGCGCAGTATTTGCCTCGTAGAACTTGCGGATCTCGTCGTCGGACACCGAAACCTGCTTCAGCAGCGCGTTTTCGTCGAACACCAGAAATTCCGCGCGCAACCGGGCCGGGCGCTCGAAGCGCTCCGGGTTCGCATCGTAGTATTTCTTCGCCGCATCGTCCGGGAGCTCGACCTGGGCAAGGAGTGCGTCAGGTGAGAATTTCAATTCGCTGACCTTGCGTTCTTCGAGCTGTGCCTCGAGGAAACGTTGCACGGACGCCTGGGCCGTGAAAGCGGATTGACCGACCGCCAGCGCAACCTGCTGGATGCGCAGATCCTGCCCGAGGCGCGCCTCGAACATCGCCGGCGTCATCCCCTGCGCCCGCACCGCGGCCTCGTAACGCTCGAGCGAAAAACGTCCGTCCTCCTGGAACGCCGGCACCGTCGCGATGACCTGCTGCAGTTGCTGCTGCGTCACGATGATGCCGCTGTCCGCGGCGTGCATTGCCAGCAGGCGTTGGTTGACGAGGTTCTCCACCACCGAGCGGCGCATTGCTTCCGATTCGAGCATCGCCCTATCGACCTGCCCGCCCATCGACTGACGCAGCCGGTCCTGCTGATCACGCAACGCCTGGTCGAATTCATTCATCGATATTTTCGACCCGCCCACCGTCGCCACCTCGTTCCCGCCGGGCCCGTCGGTGAAGTATGAATCGAGCCCGAAGAAAGCGAACGGGACGATCAGCAGCGCCAGGATGATCTGGGCGATGCGCTTGTTATTGCGGACGGCATCAAACATCGTGTTTTTCCGTGGAAACCAGGGGAAGGGCGTTCGGCCTGCGCCGAAAACGCAAAGGCGGCATTATCGCATCGCTGCGGGCGGCAGGCCACCGCGGCGACCGGCGTCGCGGGCAACGATAACGAAGCGCCGGAAATCCGTGCTTCCCGGGACGGCGCCGGCGACGAGGAAGCTCGCCGCCGGGCGGTACGAGGGTGCCGGTTTTCGTCAGCTGCCCTTCGCGAAGACTATCCGGCCGCCTTCGACGTCGACAAGCACCTTGTCCTTTGCGCCGAACAGCCCCTCCAGGATCGCTTTCGCAAGCGGATTTTCGATGCGCTCCTGGATCGCGCGCTTGAGCGGGCGCGCCCCGAACACCGGATCGAAGCCGGCCGACGCGAGCTCCGCGAGCGCCGCCTCCGACACCTCCATCGACATGTCCAGCCGCGCCAGCCGCTTGTCGAGGTACTGCAGCTGGATGCGCGCGATGCGCGCGATGTGCTTCTCGTCGAGCGCGTGGAACACCACCACCTCGTCGATGCGGTTGACGAACTCCGGGCGGAAGTAGGTCTTGACCTCGGCCATCACGGCCAGCTTGATGACCTGGTAATCGTCGCCCGCCATCTGCTGGATCATCTGGCTGCCGAGGTTCGACGTCATGACGATGACAGTGTTCTTGAAGTCGACAGTGCGTCCCTGCCCGTCGGTCATGCGCCCGTCGTCGAGCACCTGCAGCAGTACGTTGAAAACGTCCGGGTGCGCCTTCTCCACCTCGTCGAACAGGATCACGCTGTAGGGCTTGCGGCGCACCTGCTCGGTCAGGTAGCCGCCCTCCTCGTAACCGACATAGCCCGGCGGCGCGCCGATCAGGCGGGCGACCGAGTGCTTTTCCATGAATTCGCTCATGTCGATGCGGATCAGGTGCTCTTCCGAATCGAACAGGAACTCGGCGAGCGTCTTGCATAGTTCGGTCTTGCCGACGCCGGTGGGGCCCAAGAACAGGAACGAGCCGTACGGGCGGTTCTCGTCCGAAAGGCCGGCGCGCGAGCGGCGGATCGCGTCTGCGACGAGGCGCACCGCCTCGTCCTGGCCGACGACGCGCTGGTGCAGCCGCTCTTCCATCTTCAGCAGCTTCTCGCGCTCGCCCTGCATCATCTTGCTGACCGGAATTCCGGTCGCGCGCGACACGACTTCGGCGATCTCCTCGGTGCCGACCTCGGTGCGCAACAGCTTGAACTTGCGCTCGCCGCCGCCCGCAGATTCGGCCACCTTCAGCTGCGCCTCGAGCTGCGGCAATTTGCCGTATTGCAGCTCGGCGAGCTTGTCATACTGGCCCTTCCGCTGCATCTCGGCCATCTGCGTGCGCAGCGCCTCGATCTCCTCCTTGATGTGCTGGCTGCCCTGCACGCTCGCCTTCTCCGAGCGCCAGATCTCCTCGAGGTTTGCGTACTCCCGGCCGAGCTTGTCGATCTCGTCGCGGATCAGCACGAGGCGCTTCTGCGACGCCTCGTCGGTTTCCCGCTTCACCGCTTCCTGCTCGATCTTGAGCTGGATCAGGCGACGCTCGAGCTTGTCCATGACTTCCGGCTTCGAGTCGATCTCCATCTTGATTCGCGCCGCGGCCTCGTCGATCAGGTCGATCGCCTTGTCGGGCAAGAACCGGTCAGTGATGTAGCGATGCGACAGCTCCGCCGCGGCGACGATCGCCGGGTCGGTGATGTCGACGCCGTGGTGCAGCTCGTATTTTTCCTGCAGGCCGCGCAGGATCGCGATTGTCGACTCGACGCTCGGCTCGTCGACGAGCACCTTCTGGAAGCGCCGTTCGAGCGCGGCATCCTTTTCGATGTACTTGCGATACTCGTCGAGCGTCGTCGCGCCGATGCAGTGCAGCTCGCCGCGCGCCAGCGCCGGCTTCAGCATGTTGCCGGCGTCGATCGCGCCTTCGGCCTTGCCGGCGCCGACCATGGTGTGGAGCTCGTCGATGAAGACGATGATCCGCCCTTCTTCCTGCGCGATCTCCTTCAGCACGGCCTTGAGCCGCTCCTCGAATTCGCCGCGGTATTTCGCCCCCGCGAGCAGCGCCGCCATGTCGAGCGACAGCACGCGCTTGCCCTTGAGCGTTTCGGGAACCTCGTCATTGACGATACGCTGCGCCAGGCCCTCGACGATCGCGGTCTTGCCGACCCCCGGCTCGCCGATCAGCACCGGATTGTTCTTCGTGCGCCGCTGCAGGATCTGGATCGCACGCCGGATCTCGTCGTCACGCCCGATGACCGGGTCGAGCTTGCCCGCACGTGCGCGATCGGTGAGGTCGAGACAGTACTTGTTGAGCGCCTCGCGCTGTCCTTCGGCATCCTGGCTGCCGACGCCGGCACCGCCCCGCACCGCGGCAATCGCCGCTTCGAGCGGCTTGCGCGACAGGCCGTGCTCCTTCAGCAGGCGCCCGGTCTCGCCCTTGTCCTCGGCGAGCGCCAGCAGGAACATTTCGCTGGCGATGAACTGGTCGCCGCGCTTCTGCGCTTCGCGATCGGCGAGATTCAGGAGATTCGAAAGGTCGCGCCCGATCTGCACCTCGCCGCCGTGTCCCTCGACCTTTGGCAGCCGCGTGAGCGCCTTGTCGAGCGCAGCCTTGAGCGGCGGCACGTTGACGCCGGCACGCTGCAGCAGCGAGACGATGCCGGCATCCTCCTGGCTGAGCATCGCCAGCAACAGGTGCTGGGGCTCGATGAACTGCTGGTCGTTGCCGACTGCGATGCTCTGCGCATCGGAGAGGGCCTGCTGGAACTTCGTCGTGAGCTTGTCGAAGCGCATGGTGGGCGTTCCTTGTTCTGAATGGATTGCCATCGAAGATGGGGGCACGGACAACAAAGTCAACGGTCTGCGAAAGCCGATGACCACGTCCGGCCAACGCCAGGGGGAAGCGTGCGGGCAACTGTTGCTGCGGTGCAACGGATACAGGCAGTGCGGTATTACGCCGACTCCATCCTCCTGTAATATGTCCGGATGCCGGGGCGAGGAAGCGGCGCCGCATGTACGGCGCCGACAGCGCTTGGTAGTTCCAGTGTCAAAACTTTGCGCGTGGAGGAAGAATATGGCAATCAAACAGGACCAGATCAACGAGCTTCAGAAGAAAAATCTCGAAGCGGCGGTGCGTCTGGCGCAGATGTCGATCGAAAACTCGCAGCGCATCATGGAACTGCAGGTTGCGGTTGCGAAGAGTCTGTTCGAAGAAGGGGTGGAGAACGCGAAGGCGCTTTCCAGCGTCAAGGATCCGAAACAGGCGATCGAACTGCGCACGCAGTACGCGCAGAGCACGACGGAAAAGATGCTGTCCTGCGCACGTGAAATGGCGGAACTGACGAACCGCACCCAGGCCGAAGTCGGAAAGCTCGTTGGCGAACAACTGTCCACCGGCGGCAAGGACATGTTCGAGGCGATGCAGAAGATGTTCACCGGCATGCCGATCACCGACCAGAATGCGATGACCGCGCTCCAGACCGCAATGGACACGACTCGCTCGGCCTTCGAGCAGATGACGCGGGCTTCGTCCGAAGCGTTCCAGATGTTCACGCAGCCGGCTGCCACCAAGACCAAGAAGTAAGGCCGGCCCGTTTTTGCGACAACGGCGCCCATGGGCGCCGTTTCTCCGTCGTTTTCCCGCTGTCTCCAGATTCCACCCGCGGCCTCCTTTCCCGCCGCGAATGCGCAGGCGGGTCAGTCCCCCGGGCGCGACTCCGACTCCGTATCCCAACGCGCCGCTGCGCTGTCGTCGCTGTCCCGCGCATCGACCCAATGCGCACCGCCCGGTGTTTCCTCGAGCTTCCAGAATGGCGCGCGGGTCTTCAGATAGTCCATGACAAATTCGCATGCGGCGAACGCCTCGCCGCGGTGGGCTCCGGCGACGCCGACGAAGACGATGCGGTCTCCCGGCTCGAGCCTGCCGTAGCGATGGATCACGCGGACGCCGTCGAGTTGCCAGCGCCGGCGGGCTTCACCGACGATGTCTTCGAGCGAGCGCTCGGTCATTCCCGGATAATGCTCGAGGGTCATCGCCGCGACTTCGGCACCGCCGCTGACGTCCCGTACCAGCCCGACAAAGCTCGCCACGGCCCCGACCTCGTAGCGCCCCTGCGACAGCGCGGCAATCTCGGCACCGACATCGAAATCTGCTTGCTGGACGCTTACCGACATGTTTCAGCCTCCGGTGACCGGCGGAAAGAATGCGATCTCATCGCCGGGCCCGACCGGATCGGTCGGACCCGCCATGCGCTGATTGCGGGCGGCGCGCACGTTGCGCCCTTCTGCGAGCGCGTCCCACTTGTCGCCCCGGTCGGCAAGGAAAGCACGCAGATCGCCGATCGTGGCGACCCCGGAGGGCAGCACGAATGATTCTTCGGCACGCCCGACGGCGTCCCTGAGCGACGCGAAATAAAGGATTTTGACGTTCATGGTTTCAGTATAACAACTCGCCATAAGGCAGAAAGCGGACCGTCTCGCCGCGCGCGATCGGCGTGTCGGCCGGCACATCGACGAGCCCGTCGGCCCACACGATCGACGACAGCGCCGCAGCGCCCTGGTGAGCATACAGCTCGACGCCTCCCGTGTCGTTGAAGCGCGCGCGCAGGAACTCGCGGCGGCGATCCGGCCGCGGCCAGTCGAAATCCGCCCGCAGCGCGATGGCCCGCGGTTTCAGCGCGCTCGCCCCCTGCGTCGCGAGGATGAAGGGCCGCACCATCATCAGGAATGTCACGAAGCTCGACACGGGGTTGCCCGGCAGGCCGATGAACGCGGCCGCTCCGACGCGCCCGTACGCGAGGGGCTTGCCGGGTTTCATCGCGATCTTCCACAGGTCGAGCGAGCCTTCGGCTTCGACTGCGGGCTTCACATGATCTTCTTCGCCGACCGAGACGCCACCGCTCGTGAGGATCAGCTCGTGCCCCTGCGCGGCGTCGCGCAACACCGCGCGCGTTGCCTCGAGACGGTCCGGCACGATGCCGAAATCGGTGACTTCGCAACCGAGCTGCAGCAGCAGCGCGCGCAGCTGGAAGCGGTTGGAGTTATATACGCCGCCCGGTGGTAGCGGTTCGCCCGGCATGACCAGTTCGTCGCCGGTGGAAAACAGCGCGACGCGCATCCGTCGCACGACCGGCAGCTGCGCGATGCCAACCGAGGCGGCGAGACCGAGTTCTTGCGGGCGCAGCCGCGTGCCTGCCGCCAGGACCGTATCACCCCGGGCGATCTCGCTGCCCGCCAGTCTTACCGCCTCGCCGGCGCGGGGTTGATGGTTGATCACCACTGTCTCGCCCTGGTGCTCGCACATCTCCTGCATCACGACGACGTCGGCGCCGGGGGGTAGCGGTGCTCCGGTGAAGATGCGCGCGGCCGTGCCCGCTCGAAGCGGATGGCCGACACTGCCCGCGGGAATCCGCTGCGACACCGGGAGGGACGCCCCGGGGGCCGCGACGTCGGCTGCGCGCAGCGCGTAGCCGTCCATCGTCGAGGTGTCGAGCGCGGGCACCGAAACCGGAGAATGCAGATCGGCGGCGAGAACCCTGCCCTGCGCGACGAAGGTGTCGGCCATGTCGATTTCGCGGATCGGCTGGGCCTTGCGGATCAGCGTCGCGAGCGCTTCGTCAAAGGAGAGCATGTTGGCGTTCATGATTTACGTGGGTAAACGTGAATAAGCGAGAATGAATTCGGCAATCGCGGCGCCGTCGTCGAGCGCGAGCGTCGGCAGCGGACAATCGATCCCGGCGTTGGTCGCGACCGCGACCACGTGGGGATTGTCGGCCCAGAGCGGCGGCTTGCCGTGCGCCGGACGATGCACTTCGATCTTCGGCACGGCGGCGGCCTTGTAACCCTCGATCAGGACGACGTCGCACGGCGACAACAGACGCAGCTGCTCTTCGAGCGTCGGCTCGGGCGCGCCGCGAAGCTCGTGCATCAGCACCCAGCGATCGTTCGACAACATCAGTACCTGACTGGCTCCCGCCTCGCGATGGCGAAACGAGTCCTTGCCGGGGCGGTCGAGGTCGAAGCCGTGGTGTGCGTGTTTGATGACGGAAACCGAGATCCCGCGTGCGGTGAACTGCGGGATAAGTTTTTCGATCAGCGTGGTCTTGCCGCAACCGGACCAGCCGGCGATGCCGAATACGATCATCAGTGGTTCGCTCGATTTAAATGTTGAGGAGAATACAACATGCTCAGGATTGTGCGCAGGGAAGCGCCACCACCGCGGCGAACCCGCCGCCGGGGGTGCGGAAATTGGTCGTCTGGCCGCGATACAGCCGCGCCACGAGGAGTTGCACGCGACCGCGGTACACGTAATTTCGCAGGTCCATCTTCAGATCTGTCGCGACACCGCCGACCGACAGCCGCCGCGCGCCCGGCGGCACGAGGCGCTGCGCGATGTAGTCGCCGGCGAGGATCTCGTCGAACACCCTGCGCGTCAGCTTGTCGCCGCGATATGTCGCGCGACTGCCGAAACCCGATGCGGGTTTGAAGAACAGATCCCGGCGTCCGCGCCACAGCGCCTCGGCATCCTCCGGCCGGACCTGGCGGGTGGCCGGGATGCCAGCGGCGAGCACCGAACGGGTGTCGGCATCCGCGCCGATCGCCCGGAGCGTCGCGTCGTCGCTGAGCAGCGCCAGATTGCGCTTGTCGGCGTACAGCGCATGCGCGCGCGGGTGTGGGGTAATCACCGTCGCCTGGGCGGCCCATGCCTGGGCAAGCGCCGCGCTTTCCGGCTCGGTCAATGCGAAGTCGGTAAGGCGGTTGTAGACGAGATCGACAACGGTTTCACCGAGCCACAGGCGCCCGTCGGCGAATTCGAGCTCGGCCGGATCGCAGATGAACGCGGCCAGCCCGTGGCGTTCGAACAGGCGCTGGAACAGCACGAATTCGGGCAGCAGGTACTGGGATTGCGGTTCGCGATCGACGATCACAACCGTCTGCAACACGCGGTCGCCGCGCATCGCGCGCCATTCGCTGCGGAACATGTCGATGAACGCGGCTTCCGGGTCGCACGGCCCGCCCGCGGCCACTGCCGCTTCAAGCGGCGCGACCGCGGCGCAGCACGCCCGCTGGGCGCGCGCGAGCGCAACATTGAGCAGGGCGCCGCCGGCGTTGGTGTTGATTTCGATGAGCTGCGGCCCTTCGGGGCCGAGGTGAAAGTCGTAGCCGAGAAACACGCCCGCCGCCGCGGTTTGCTGCCGCGCCGCCGCGGGCGCATAGGCGAGCGCGAGCGCCTCCCAGCCGGGCAGTGCGACCACGCGCTCGACTGCGGCGATGATCTGCGCCATGCGCGCCTGATGATGCGCAGCGACGAAGGCGACCGAATCGGCAAACAGGTGCGGACGGGTCGAGACGATCATCGACAGGAGCGCACCGTCGCGCGCGTCCCGTTCGAGTTCGCTGCGCAGGCGTTCATGATCTAGCGAGACGCACTGGCAGCCGCGATTGAGGCGCTCGGCGACGTCCAGGCAATCGCCGTCGGACAACGCGCGCAGCAGCGGATCCAGCCCGGCGTCGACAGCTGTACTCATTGGTGTCTCCATCGTGTCCCCCACCCTGCGACTCACATGCCCGGGGGTGGCGGCAGTTGTTCGAGAAACGCGACCGCCTCGGCCTCGAGGCGGGTGCGGCGCATCGGCGGCAGGCTGCGCCAGATGACCTTGCCATAGGGCTTGTCGATCATCCGCGGGTCGCAGATGCATAGCACGCCGCGGTCGCGTTCGCTGCGGATCAGACGGCCGGCGCCCTGCTTCATGTTGATCACCGCGCGCGGCAACTGGTAATGCATGAACGGGTTGCGGCCGCTCTTCTGCAGGTGCTCGACGCGTGCCGCGAGTACCGGATCGTCCGGCGGCGCGAACGGCAGCTTGTCGATGACGACCAGCGACAGCGCATCGCCCGGCACGTCGACACCTTCCCAGAAACTCTGGCTTGCGACGAGCACCGCATTGCCGAGGCGGCGGAAACGTTCGAGCAGTTCCGTCCGTGAGCCTTCACCCTGCAGTAGCATCGGCAGCTTGTCGCCGGCGCGCTCGAGGCCGTCGGCAAGCAGGCCGTGGATGCGCCGCATCGCGCGCAGCGAAGTGCACAGCACGAACGTCCGCCCGCGCGCCGCGCGTATCAGCGGCAGCACGGTCCTCGCGACGGCTTCGACATAGTCCGGATGGTTCGGGTCGGGCAGACCGGCCGGGGCATACAGCAGGGCCTGCTCGGCGTAGTCGAACGGGCTGCCCCACACTTCGGTCAGCGGTGGCGGCTCGAGCCACGACAGCCCCAGTTCGTCGCAGTAGTGGCCGAAGTCGCTGCCCACGGCGAGCGTTGCCGAGGTGAAGATCCACGCTCGCGGATGGCTCTCGAGCTGGCGGCGGAACACCTGCGACACGTGCAGCGGCGTTGCGTTCAGCGCGGCCGACTGTGTGAACACTTCGACCCAGCGGATCAGCTCGGCCGAATCGGGCGCGCGCCAGCGCCCGAGCCGTTGCTGGATTTCGTCGGTGCGGCGCAGGCAGTTCGCGAGCCCTTCCGAACGCTCGGCCTGCGTACCGAGGATCGCGGCGAAGCGGCCCAGTTCGTCGTCGAGCGCCTTCAGCGCATCGTCGAATTGCGGCAGCGTGGCGGCCTGCGCGGCCGAGAGTCGCGCCGGCTCCGGACCGAACGCAAGCCGCAGGTCGCGCGCCGCCTTCTCCAGCGCGCGGCTCGCGTCGATCAGTTCGCGGCAGTCGCGCGCACCGGCGAGGGTTTCGGAGCGCGTGTCGCGCGCGAGTTCGAGCAGCTGTGCCGTCGACACGTTCTCGCCGAAGAACAGGCTCGCCGTTTCCGGCAGCTGGTGCGCTTCGTCGAAAATTACCGCGTTGCACGCGGGCAACAGCT
This region includes:
- the mobB gene encoding molybdopterin-guanine dinucleotide biosynthesis protein B, with protein sequence MIVFGIAGWSGCGKTTLIEKLIPQFTARGISVSVIKHAHHGFDLDRPGKDSFRHREAGASQVLMLSNDRWVLMHELRGAPEPTLEEQLRLLSPCDVVLIEGYKAAAVPKIEVHRPAHGKPPLWADNPHVVAVATNAGIDCPLPTLALDDGAAIAEFILAYSRLPT
- a CDS encoding phasin family protein, which translates into the protein MAIKQDQINELQKKNLEAAVRLAQMSIENSQRIMELQVAVAKSLFEEGVENAKALSSVKDPKQAIELRTQYAQSTTEKMLSCAREMAELTNRTQAEVGKLVGEQLSTGGKDMFEAMQKMFTGMPITDQNAMTALQTAMDTTRSAFEQMTRASSEAFQMFTQPAATKTKK
- a CDS encoding ATP-dependent DNA helicase, giving the protein MPDIDSAFSPDGLLAMAVPSFRPRPQQLEMARRIAEALEENRVLVAEAGTGTGKTFAYLVPALLSGGKVILSTGTKTLQDQLFNRDLPTVRAALKVPVTVALLKGRANYVCPYHLERNSHDGRFLTAQDAVDLRAIARFAKTTHSGDKAECTEVREDSAAWLAATSTRDNCLGQECPNVKECFVLSARRAAMDADVVVVNHHLFFADVMLRDEGMGELLPACNAVIFDEAHQLPETASLFFGENVSTAQLLELARDTRSETLAGARDCRELIDASRALEKAARDLRLAFGPEPARLSAAQAATLPQFDDALKALDDELGRFAAILGTQAERSEGLANCLRRTDEIQQRLGRWRAPDSAELIRWVEVFTQSAALNATPLHVSQVFRRQLESHPRAWIFTSATLAVGSDFGHYCDELGLSWLEPPPLTEVWGSPFDYAEQALLYAPAGLPDPNHPDYVEAVARTVLPLIRAARGRTFVLCTSLRAMRRIHGLLADGLERAGDKLPMLLQGEGSRTELLERFRRLGNAVLVASQSFWEGVDVPGDALSLVVIDKLPFAPPDDPVLAARVEHLQKSGRNPFMHYQLPRAVINMKQGAGRLIRSERDRGVLCICDPRMIDKPYGKVIWRSLPPMRRTRLEAEAVAFLEQLPPPPGM
- the glp gene encoding gephyrin-like molybdotransferase Glp, producing MNANMLSFDEALATLIRKAQPIREIDMADTFVAQGRVLAADLHSPVSVPALDTSTMDGYALRAADVAAPGASLPVSQRIPAGSVGHPLRAGTAARIFTGAPLPPGADVVVMQEMCEHQGETVVINHQPRAGEAVRLAGSEIARGDTVLAAGTRLRPQELGLAASVGIAQLPVVRRMRVALFSTGDELVMPGEPLPPGGVYNSNRFQLRALLLQLGCEVTDFGIVPDRLEATRAVLRDAAQGHELILTSGGVSVGEEDHVKPAVEAEGSLDLWKIAMKPGKPLAYGRVGAAAFIGLPGNPVSSFVTFLMMVRPFILATQGASALKPRAIALRADFDWPRPDRRREFLRARFNDTGGVELYAHQGAAALSSIVWADGLVDVPADTPIARGETVRFLPYGELLY
- the moaE gene encoding molybdopterin synthase catalytic subunit MoaE; this encodes MSVSVQQADFDVGAEIAALSQGRYEVGAVASFVGLVRDVSGGAEVAAMTLEHYPGMTERSLEDIVGEARRRWQLDGVRVIHRYGRLEPGDRIVFVGVAGAHRGEAFAACEFVMDYLKTRAPFWKLEETPGGAHWVDARDSDDSAAARWDTESESRPGD
- the moaD gene encoding molybdopterin converting factor subunit 1; protein product: MNVKILYFASLRDAVGRAEESFVLPSGVATIGDLRAFLADRGDKWDALAEGRNVRAARNQRMAGPTDPVGPGDEIAFFPPVTGG